One genomic segment of Catalinimonas alkaloidigena includes these proteins:
- a CDS encoding aldehyde dehydrogenase (NADP(+)) gives MQLNGKHIIAGNFSKEGSDGFQGVNPVNGESLAVDFCEATHEEIERAIQQAEVAFQHYRKASGKKKAAFLDKIGEEIMALGDDLLQRCEQETGLPQGRLQGERARTVNQLKMFAELLREGSWVDARIDTAIPDRQPLPKPDLRMMQIALGPVGIFGASNFPLAFSVAGGDTASALAAGCSIVVKAHPAHPGTSEMVGRAIMQAAKACNLPKGVFSMVQGRTPYVGMAIVNHPLIKAVGFTGSFNGGKALFDAAAKREEPIPVYAEMGSTNPVFVLPGALKEKSEQIAQGLVNSVTLGVGQFCTNPGVVISLKSKQSEEFATRSGELLQEINTGAMLTDKIKDGYEDRISKFTAIDGVKILGKSKAAVVSAPAVGHVFQTDANTFMKNPDLSEEVFGPSTIHVSAGTKSELMKLAVSLEGHLTATLQATEEDLEEYQDLVEILERKVGRLIVNGFPTGVEVCHSMVHGGPFPATTDSKTTSVGTAAINRFSRPVSYQGFPQFLLPDELKDDNPLGIWRLLNGNRTQESI, from the coding sequence ATGCAACTAAATGGCAAGCATATCATTGCTGGAAATTTTTCAAAAGAAGGATCTGATGGTTTTCAGGGCGTAAATCCTGTTAATGGCGAATCTCTGGCCGTTGATTTTTGTGAAGCGACACACGAAGAAATTGAACGTGCGATACAGCAGGCGGAGGTGGCTTTTCAACATTACCGCAAAGCTTCAGGGAAGAAGAAAGCAGCGTTTCTGGATAAAATTGGAGAAGAAATCATGGCTTTGGGTGATGATTTACTGCAAAGGTGTGAGCAGGAGACAGGCCTGCCCCAAGGCCGGCTTCAGGGTGAGCGTGCACGAACTGTCAACCAACTGAAAATGTTTGCTGAGCTTCTTCGCGAAGGTTCCTGGGTTGACGCACGCATTGATACAGCAATTCCAGACCGTCAGCCTCTCCCCAAGCCCGATCTCCGCATGATGCAGATCGCCCTGGGGCCGGTAGGCATATTTGGGGCGAGTAATTTTCCCCTGGCGTTCTCTGTGGCCGGAGGTGATACAGCTTCCGCATTGGCAGCAGGCTGTAGTATAGTAGTGAAAGCCCACCCTGCTCATCCTGGTACATCTGAGATGGTGGGCAGGGCGATCATGCAGGCAGCTAAGGCATGTAATTTACCTAAAGGAGTATTCTCTATGGTACAAGGCCGCACGCCCTATGTGGGAATGGCTATCGTAAACCATCCGCTCATCAAAGCAGTAGGCTTTACAGGTTCTTTCAATGGAGGAAAGGCACTGTTTGACGCCGCAGCCAAACGTGAAGAGCCCATTCCTGTGTATGCTGAAATGGGAAGTACAAATCCGGTTTTTGTGCTACCCGGTGCATTAAAAGAGAAATCCGAACAGATCGCTCAGGGATTGGTAAACTCTGTGACTTTGGGAGTGGGGCAGTTTTGTACTAATCCTGGTGTTGTAATCTCTTTGAAATCTAAGCAAAGCGAAGAATTTGCCACCCGAAGTGGAGAGCTATTGCAAGAAATTAATACCGGTGCCATGTTGACAGACAAAATTAAAGATGGATACGAGGATCGGATCAGCAAATTCACTGCTATTGATGGGGTGAAGATATTGGGCAAGAGCAAAGCCGCAGTAGTCAGTGCTCCGGCCGTGGGGCATGTTTTTCAGACAGATGCAAATACATTTATGAAAAATCCTGATCTTTCTGAAGAAGTGTTCGGGCCATCTACCATACATGTAAGTGCGGGTACTAAGAGTGAACTCATGAAACTCGCAGTTAGCCTGGAAGGACATCTTACGGCTACATTGCAAGCTACTGAAGAAGATCTGGAAGAATATCAGGATCTGGTGGAGATATTGGAACGTAAAGTGGGCCGTTTAATTGTGAATGGCTTCCCGACAGGTGTGGAAGTATGTCATTCTATGGTACATGGTGGACCTTTTCCCGCAACTACCGATTCAAAAACTACTTCAGTGGGTACAGCGGCTATAAACCGTTTCAGTCGCCCAGTAAGCTATCAGGGCTTTCCGCAATTTCTTCTGCCGGATGAACTCAAAGATGATAATCCACTGGGCATCTGGCGTCTCCTGAATGGCAACAGGACCCAGGAAAGTATCTGA
- a CDS encoding fumarylacetoacetate hydrolase family protein, translating to MKIYHSQSGIFIEHEGKYYQNENKSFDALINRDHLYQQLTDELKDYKPIEDASKILDETLLPPVGTQELWGAGVTYYRSRDARMEESKDAGGGDFYDRVYDAERPELFFKAPHYRIVGNRDHVRIRRDSSWDVPEPEMTLFCASSGQIQGYTMGNDMSSRSIEGENPLYLPQAKSYTGSAALGPCLYVPSEPIPNETAISLEIFREGEIVFKDNTALDQIKRKFTELVEFLFRECDFPQGVFLMTGTGIIPSNDFTLASGDEIRITSQPIGTLTNFVQ from the coding sequence ATGAAAATTTATCACAGCCAATCAGGAATATTTATTGAACATGAAGGTAAATATTACCAAAATGAAAATAAGTCATTTGATGCGCTGATCAACCGTGATCATTTGTATCAGCAGCTTACCGACGAACTTAAAGATTACAAGCCCATTGAGGATGCCAGTAAAATTCTGGATGAAACTTTGCTGCCTCCGGTAGGCACACAAGAGTTATGGGGAGCAGGCGTAACCTACTATCGCAGCCGTGACGCCAGGATGGAAGAGTCAAAAGATGCCGGAGGCGGCGATTTTTACGATAGGGTATACGATGCCGAACGTCCTGAGCTATTTTTTAAAGCACCCCATTATCGTATTGTAGGAAACCGTGATCATGTACGTATCCGTAGAGATTCTAGTTGGGATGTTCCGGAGCCGGAGATGACATTATTCTGTGCTTCTAGTGGTCAGATTCAGGGCTATACCATGGGTAACGATATGAGCTCCAGGAGTATTGAAGGGGAGAATCCGCTCTACTTGCCACAAGCCAAAAGTTATACCGGCAGTGCTGCTCTGGGCCCCTGTTTATATGTACCCAGCGAGCCTATACCCAATGAAACAGCAATTAGCCTAGAAATCTTTAGGGAAGGTGAAATTGTTTTTAAAGATAATACCGCCCTGGATCAGATCAAGAGAAAGTTTACGGAACTGGTTGAGTTTCTGTTCAGGGAGTGTGACTTTCCCCAAGGTGTATTTCTGATGACGGGAACGGGCATCATTCCTTCCAATGATTTTACGCTGGCCTCAGGTGATGAAATCCGTATTACATCTCAACCGATTGGCACACTGACGAACTTTGTACAATAA
- a CDS encoding IlvD/Edd family dehydratase, which yields MSENKKKLRSQEWFGKTDKMGFIYRSWMRNQGLPDHAFDGRPVIGICNTWSEYTPCNAHFREIAEHVKRGVFEAGGYPFEFPVMSLGETLLKPTAMLFRNLASMDAEESIRGNPMDGVILLAGCDKTTPSILMGAASVDLPSIVISGGPMLNGKYKGQDIGSGTSVWRFTDDVRAGRITQEEYYYAESCMSRSRGHCMTMGTASTMASMVEALGMGMPNNAAIPAVDARRKVLAHMAGSRIVEMVKEDVKISDILTRKAFENAIVTNAAIGGSTNAIVHLLAIAGRVGVDLNLDDFDKLGHDVPLLLNLMPSGKYLMEDFYYAGGLPAIIKELGDLIHKDALTVNGKTIGENTKEAPCYDREVIATLDTPLKERSGIAVLKGNLSEHGAVIKPSAATPKLMKHRGKAVVFEDIEDYHARVDDPDLEIDENSIMVLKEVGPRGYPGMPEVGNMGLPKKLLEKGIDDLVRISDGRMSGTAFGTVVLHVSPESAIGGTLALVQNGDYIEIDVEARKLHLEVSDEELGKRKANWKAVNLGYDRGYAQLYINHVQQSHLGADFDFLRGKSGSEVKRDSH from the coding sequence ATGTCTGAAAATAAGAAAAAGCTAAGAAGTCAGGAATGGTTTGGCAAAACCGACAAAATGGGATTTATCTACCGCAGCTGGATGCGAAATCAGGGCCTTCCTGATCATGCTTTTGATGGCAGGCCGGTCATCGGTATCTGCAACACCTGGTCTGAATATACTCCCTGTAATGCCCACTTCAGAGAAATTGCCGAACATGTAAAGAGAGGTGTATTTGAAGCCGGAGGCTATCCATTCGAGTTTCCGGTGATGTCTTTGGGGGAAACACTTCTTAAGCCAACCGCGATGTTATTTCGTAATCTTGCCAGCATGGATGCGGAAGAATCAATCCGGGGCAACCCGATGGATGGCGTAATCCTCCTGGCGGGATGTGATAAAACTACCCCCTCTATTCTGATGGGAGCTGCCAGCGTGGACCTTCCTTCTATTGTGATCTCCGGAGGCCCTATGCTTAATGGTAAGTACAAAGGACAGGATATTGGTTCGGGTACATCCGTCTGGCGCTTTACCGACGATGTAAGGGCGGGAAGAATTACCCAGGAAGAATATTACTATGCCGAGAGCTGTATGTCGCGCAGCCGGGGCCACTGCATGACGATGGGAACCGCCTCCACCATGGCTTCTATGGTAGAGGCGCTGGGGATGGGCATGCCCAATAATGCTGCGATCCCCGCCGTGGATGCCCGTCGTAAAGTACTGGCACATATGGCAGGTAGCCGTATTGTAGAAATGGTTAAGGAAGATGTAAAAATTTCTGATATTCTGACACGCAAAGCTTTTGAGAATGCCATAGTTACCAACGCTGCCATCGGAGGCTCCACCAATGCCATCGTGCACTTGCTGGCAATCGCTGGACGGGTGGGTGTAGATCTTAATTTAGATGATTTTGATAAATTGGGCCATGATGTACCTCTCCTGCTCAATCTGATGCCCTCGGGAAAATACCTGATGGAGGACTTCTATTATGCGGGCGGTTTACCTGCAATTATTAAAGAGTTGGGTGATCTTATTCATAAAGATGCCCTAACGGTAAATGGCAAGACCATAGGAGAAAATACCAAAGAAGCGCCCTGCTACGACCGCGAAGTGATCGCTACCCTGGATACGCCCCTTAAAGAGCGTTCCGGAATAGCAGTACTCAAAGGAAACCTGTCTGAGCACGGGGCAGTGATCAAACCTTCAGCAGCAACACCAAAACTCATGAAACACCGGGGCAAAGCTGTAGTTTTTGAGGATATAGAAGATTATCATGCCCGCGTAGATGATCCGGATCTGGAGATTGACGAAAACAGCATTATGGTTCTCAAGGAGGTAGGTCCTCGTGGATATCCCGGTATGCCGGAAGTAGGAAATATGGGACTACCTAAAAAACTCCTGGAAAAAGGAATTGATGATTTAGTACGTATTTCAGATGGGCGGATGAGCGGCACTGCCTTTGGCACTGTGGTGTTACATGTGTCTCCCGAGTCAGCCATAGGAGGAACTTTGGCTTTGGTGCAAAATGGTGACTACATAGAAATAGACGTTGAAGCCAGAAAGCTTCACCTTGAAGTGTCTGATGAAGAACTAGGTAAAAGAAAAGCCAATTGGAAAGCGGTTAATCTAGGCTATGACCGTGGCTATGCCCAACTCTACATCAACCATGTACAGCAGTCACATCTGGGTGCTGACTTTGATTTCCTGAGAGGTAAATCCGGCTCAGAAGTAAAGCGGGATTCACATTAA